The nucleotide sequence CAGGcataatggagggggggaaagcatacTGTAAATTGGTggctcattttctttttctatggAAAATGTAACAGCATGTCTATATGCAGATCAAATACTGGGTTTCATAGGACCttatagatcaggcatgtccaaccggtTGACCACAATCTACCGGTTGATCGTGGGGGCATTACAGGTCGatcatgatcccccccccaaaaaaagctaaacaactttgtaGAATCCTCCatcctcccctaaaaaaaggtcaacagctcttggcaatgacaatggttagatcactgccagttttgttacactgggagtagatcgcagtctcctgGGGGTTGGACGTGCCTGTTATAGATGAAAGACTGAAATACAGTTAAAGTGGTGTTCTGCAGGACATAACACTTGACCCCACTATAGTACATAACACACATTTCACCTCATACTCTGCACGAACGCAACATTGACAGTCTTGCTTTGCATTGCCATCATGGTCTTAGAAATGGTGGAAGGATCTGGCCAAATGCACTGTTGACCTGAAAGGGGCTTATGGAAGGGGGTGCATTTGCCAGGCTGAGTTCGGAAATGCAGCTGGGATGAGGCTGAAGACTTCCTTTGCAAAGATTGGCCAACACACCAGCTGCAATACATACTATTTTGACCTGATCTGGTGCTACTTCAATTTCATCAATGCTGGGAAATGTTCTGCATGACCAATAGGTACATTTCTGTGGATGCTGGGCTGAAACAACTGACTAGCTTTGACTCTCCGGACCAAGTTGGTTCATAAGGAACTGATAACCGCCAGAAGATTTATTTGGCCTTCAAATAATTTGATCTACCTACAGAGACGAAAAAGCTTACTGTCTCTGATATTGACAGTGGGGAGAAATCCAGGATGGCTAACTAGGCTGTATGCAGCTCCCACATTTATTTTATCTGGTCCCTGTTAGCCCTATGAATGCCTGAGCACACATGGTCTATAGTAGTAAAGGactcaggctggatctacactgatccgAAAAATGCTATTAAACACTATAAAGAAGTTAcatagctctcaatgcaatttccaACTGCCAATGGATCGCTGCTCtgcagcaccatctggtgtcacatttttataacgtATTTTTAACATTATAACCAACCAGTGTAGATTTGCCCTAACTCCTACTTGGCAGGAATTTTGTTAGCGGGGGTCAGTTTTGTGTATCTAAATACACTTTTGAGTCCAGAGTCTCAAGGAAAGAGGTAACTGGGTAAAGTGGCAGTGACAACTACAAATGTAAAACAGATTTCAAACGCGTCTGGAATACAGTGATGAGCACAAGGCAACATGTTGTTCAAAAGTTATACCCTGATCCTAAACGTCTGTGACAGCATATCTATGTATTTGTGATATTGCAACAATGCAGCAGTTGGACACAACCCATCCCAAGTATTATTTTGCAAGTCTTAGGATCAGGCTGTAAATATTTCAGTGTCAAATCTATTACAGCAGAGGGAAATGACCCTTTATTTGCCACAATTAAAACACTTATTGCGCTTAGCAATAAAACCCACCAGTTCTTGCATCTGATTTCGTTTGTCCTTCAAATTCCACATAGTAAAATTTGATCAGAAAGAAAACAGCTTTTGATCCACTGAAAGTTCCCCATGAAAGAGTAATTGGCTTTGTGCGCTTTTTGCTCAGGTAGCTGTTAACAGTaacctttcatttttaaaataatgttttgacATTGTTTCCTCCTTCTGGCCCAAAACATACCATGCGAAGAGGTCAATAGGCATTGATCAATATCTGAAGGATTAAGACCTTTGTTTTCCATTCCTAGACAACCACCTATTTTTGCATTAGACACAAGTTTGAAGCAGgaattgtttggttttttttggaagaCCTTGCCATCCAAGTTCTACCCTGATTCGAGTCAGCATTTGAACGGACTCACTCACACTAAGTTAAAAACAGGAGACCTAATACTTTTgacaccaaaacaaaacacaatataaTGCCTCAATCGTATTCCATCCCTGCACGGAGAACAGAATGGGATCTGGGTCCCCAGAGGACTATAGCATAACCTATTTCCTTGCTGCACTGTGCTACTTCTGCACTGCTGGTGGATACAGACTTTGCATCTGAGGAGCTTCAAGGTGCTAGATGCTTTAGGCAAGGTGCAGAAAGGCTTCATTTAGCTGTGAGTGGTTGGCCATGTTACAGACATCGAAACTGTGAGGGCCAGGCTTTGGCCTTCGTGAATACCAATGAGCAGGAGGGGTCCCAAATGCAGCAGATCTAGCTTACCACTTTTCGAAGCATTCCCTTCTAAAGagctccccccaacccccctagATACAAGAGTTTCACATAATCTAAATGCACCACGGTTACCTTTTCCTGGGGCAGcacagtgggagagagagaaattatgaTGCTGTTCTACGGCAAATCCCTctgcaccttctctctctctctctctctctccatggaaGGGGAAGGATTGGGATCTAAGCGACAGATTTTATTTTACGTTCTGCAAACTCCTCCCCCCTTCAGAATTGCGACTGATTATTATTTCTATAAAACCTGGCCTGTACTTTGAAGAAATACTTCTAATGGAAGTTATAAATATGAGTATTTGAACCAcatcttttttttgtgtgtgtgtgtgcgcgcattaAATATTAGTTTCTCTTTCTGATGGGTTGTCTTGCAGTTTGCTCGATCTGCTGACCGTCTCTTCGCTCTCTTTGTGGGTCAAGGGCTCCACTTCCTTGGAATCTGCATGCTTGAGGGCTCTCTGCCTCTCCTCTTCTGCTCTCTTCTCCTTTGCCAAAAGTCTGTAGTTGATCGCGTTCCCAATAAATAGCCAGATGCTTGCAACGATGACAATGACACCGCagacaaaatacatatatttgtaaTCTTTCGTTATGTCCACAAGCATACCTGGAAGATAAAAAGAGAATCCCTGCAAATAATACTGGAGATGACACAAATCATTCTCTCATGGCAGACAGAAAGGAAGGTCCGAACGCAACTTTTGCAAGTAGAAATAGTGTTACTTGGCTCAACAGTGCCAGGATTTCTGTGCTAGCACTGACTGTTTCTTGCGAATGGTTCAAGAGTTAAGGCAATCATCATCAATCTGCTGCTCTTATATGTTAAATTTAACATATATTTAAACTCTGCTCATCACTGACTGtaatttttgcattgcattgccaTTTGACTCTCACCTCATAATGTTCTCCTTTGCATACTTGTTAACTAGGATTTCACTTTAGGCATTTAATGAAGTGAGCCTGAGTACACAATACTAGAAtaaattttgacagatttttagGTGTCCCAAGACTCTCTTGTTCCAAGAGGCTAACATAACTACCTCTCTGGAAATGCTTCACTGGTGTAAGGCCCCTTACTTCGAGAACTGCAAGGTTGGAGGTGTGAGTGTGCATGCAGTGAACGAGGAAGAGAACTCACATTAGGAAAGGTGCTGTCTGTTTGCTGAAAAATGACCAATCCAGAACAACACAACTTATTGATTATGAGCTGCTATGAATTGTCCTTTTGACTGTGCATTGGTGTAAAAAGTTCAGAATAAGTAAACTATATAATGGGAGATGGGATCCTTCCCATCTATGGACTGTCAAGGGATTCAACAGAAAGTAATGCTATGTTTGCCACcattaaataaaagtaaatggCAAGACGGGTGTAAGAGAAGAAGGGCAGAAACTCTGAAAGCGTATATGCCAAAATAAGTTCGGGAATCTTCAATGAGAAACTCGCAGTCTAAGCAGGACGGATCATTACTAACCCAGGAGGTAAATACACCACTAGGTGGCATACTGAGAGCTACAGTAGCCAGTTTCTAATTGAAGAAAGCTCTTTTCGCATGGCAATTAAAGGTCGTGATTCATTTCAATTGCGATAATTCAGTGTTCTGttcaatgggtttttttttaatttagaccAGGGCAAGTTAAAATTATATCAATGTGTACACACCtaactttgaaagaaaataaaagccatAAGAATATCTGGTGATCCATTGCTCTTCCTTATACCCATTGAAGGAAATTCAGACAGGACTACCATTGCATTAAAGGACAACAGCATCTCGTGGGATTGCCCACAATAGCATCCTCCGCgtttgtgattcccaggaaccAGGCATGTACACTGCCTTGGTCTTCATGGTGGAAATGCAGGATAGACCTGTAATACCAACAATAATATTGTAGGGTACAGTAGGAAATGGTAGAAGGAAGGATCTTTGCATATGCTGtgtggaagagaaagagaggcgaGGAAAGGGGAGCCTGTGGAGAAAGTTCACCATGTCCGATAAGACTGTGTGCTGTTTGAAGAAAGCCAGTGgagaatggagggaggggagaaatctgTTTGGGATGACAGGTGACCAGAATATATGGATTGCTTGATCGAGAGGTGGGAACTTATGGAAACATGGAAGGAAGCGGGAGGGCGGGTGCAGGGAACCAAAGGGCCAAGGagaaaggaattttaaaaaaccaaacattttcaCACAGGATTTAAGGATAGAAGGAAATGTGTGGACAAGGAAACATTAGGTTCCAGAAGGGTAGGATTAGGAAAGCAAATAAATCTGAATGAGGTGGGCATGGAGTTAAATTTCATATATTGACTTGCACCAACCAGCCAAGCTGCTTCTTGCAGGTCTCTTAACAGTTCAAATGCATACATGCCATTTTCTTATTCATGACCATCATCGATATACTCACCTCCCAAAGGAGGGCCTAAAAGAACAGGGCAGCACTCCACAATGGTGACGAGTCCAACAGCGCTGGAAAACCTGCTAGCGCCAACCAAATCCATGAGGGTCTCAAAAAGGACACTGCTCACCATGCCGAAGGCAAGTCCAAAAAGTACTGCGTACACAACCAAGCCTGTGTAGTCTTCGGCCAGAGGGCACATGATGTGGCAGATGCCATTGTACAAAACGGCAAAACTAAAGAAGTACTGGATTTTGGGCCGTATGTATTTGGAGTTTGCGAGCAAGCCCATGGACGGCCTGGCAAACATATCAACAAAAGCCAGGATGGAGAGGAGAAATGCAGCAGAATATTCATCGATCCCCTTGTGCTTGGCATAAGGAGCTAAGAATACAATGGGGGCAAAAAATCCAAGGAACATGATGACGTTTCCAGAGAGATAAATCAGAAACCCTCTGTGTTTGAAGAGGGAGAGATCTAAGTATGTGTTGATGGTTTGCCAAAAGGATTTCTTGTCGTTCTTGTGCAAGGCCGaatctcctttccccttttctacGTCTTTTTTGACCGCAGGTGCTGGTGTGGGTCCCACGGGCCTCATAAGAGACCCGGCCACGCAACAGTTCAAAAGGAGCCCTCCCAAAATGAGGAAGCTTCCCTTCCAGCCAAAAGCATTGAAGAGAAACTGATTGAGAGGTGCCAGAGTACTTAGAAACACTGGACTCCCGGCCATGGCCAGTCCGTTAGCAATGGGCCGTTTTTTGTAAAAATACTTGCCAATCATTGTCAAAGCTGGCTGCAAGTTGAATGCCAAGCCCaaacctgaaagaaagaaagaaaacacacacacacacaaacaaacatgaaaaataGAGCATTCCCCTAGAATAGTACCAAATTGTCACCTCCCAGGCACCCCATATAGACAACAAGCAGCCAAAATGCCAGCTAGTAATTCTCCAGAAATATTAAAAAGCTGTTGGCGCTGGAAACTGAACGTGAGCATTCATTGCTTCCCATGTGCTTTAATGTCACTGATATGCCACACAAAATTTCTCTCGTTTCCCTCAAATTGCAGTGCAATAAAAGCGAGAGCTCTGTGACGCACGATTCATGTTGCAGACAACGGAGTGACAGAGGAACAATGATATCAAGACCTTGAGCACACTGTTTCTGTATTTTACTAAGCTATAATCCAATTTGCTCCTGGTTCATTTCACAGAAGTTATTAAATGTCACCTTCCCGACGAAAACGGCAAGAGTTTAGAAGGATAAATCCTCTGCCTTTAGCTTTATCCTTTACTTAGGTTTGAATAGGTACACATAAAAACAAGGCTTAAAATGCTTAATGGACATGGGCCGTTACACAGAAAATGACGCCCTCCCACATCATTGCAGGGCCCCGAGGTTTCCCATGGAGGAGAGACTCACGCAAGCATTTCAAATTCCTTGTTTGGTGCTGTGACTTGGAACCTTACAGGAAGAATACAGTGGAATAGGCCTAGCATTACCATCTGCCAATCTGCCTTTAGCAATCTTACAGCTGGGTTACGTTAGTGACCAGAAGGAAGAGTAGCCCTGAATGCATTCACGTCATATTCTCTGAGAAAAGATGTCTTTCCTCTATAGATGTTACTCATCCTATGCGGATAACACTCTTTCTCAGTCTACATCCTGATTCTAAGTCCTCACATACCGGTAGCACAGTGGCTAGCGGGTTTGATTTGAgctggagagacctgggttcaaatctctataTAGTCATGAAACTTGATGGAATGGCTTGAAGAGACCTACTTTCTCTTTGGCTGACCTACCTCACAAAGCTATTGGGAGAATAAGGTGAATggatttaccatattttttaCGTGCATTAGATGAGgatttttgactcaaaaatcatgtcaaaaagcTGGATAGTGGTATGGGGCTCAGGGAAGCTGCGAGCTGCCAGCCAGTAGGTTGGCAGGCATGCAACTCACCCCCATGCTGCTGTGGGAGGTGTGCgctctagggagtgtttcctgcagTGATGTAGAGGGGAAGCTGCGCGTGCCAGCCAGCTGGTTAGTGGCCCGTGCTGTAGGGACCTTCCCgccagggtggggggggaagcagctgccCACTTTGCCAACCCCCAGCAACGGCCCTGCTGGGGTGATGGCACGAGTGcaattccccccttaaaaaaagctcaacaactttggaccaTCTCCTCTCATTTTCATTAaatttagtcccccaaaatagagggcatcttatacatcggggcgtcttatacacggaaaaatgcgGTAAGTCTAGTGGCTGGAATGGTGAAGCTATTCCAAGATGCTCAAGCACAGGCCAGTATCATCGTGACCTGCCAGTTCCTGAATCAGTCTCTGTCTTCAGAAGTCCACTTGTCATGTCTACTCAGTGTATGGCTACTgctacagatttttatttttttatttttttttacagcatacaGGATTGCCTGTCATAACTTGATCCGTGCATCTTTCAGTGAACTTTGCACAGCCAGGTCAGCATGCTGCATCTTTGTGACTCAAGGCTGAAAGAACTGACAGGACATGACAAACGTCAGCCTCAACTTCAGCCTATAGGTTGGTAACAGCATCGTGTTTGAGAGACAACAATTCTATGTGCCGTTTTTTATCTGTGTGTGGTGTCTCATTCACAAATGCAGACCATCGCTTGAGCGTGCAGTCACCATGTGTGCACCAGCCTTAGGCGGTATAACGAAGTCTAGAAAACAAGCCATCTAGAGGCTCTGTTAGGGAGGGTGCTGAACAGCAAACTGTCCGCTGGCTGCATGCGTATGTCTCCAATGCCATCAATACTCTGAACAGGAGTTTAATAGAATGGGCATTCTATTAATAGGGCTTTTGCTGATGTCACAGCATACAAACCAGATCATCATGCTCTTGTAACTGAAGCCCATTTTTGGAAACATTGCATTTAGAGCTTCCTCCTACATTATAGAATTTCCACATAAAACACTACTACACCGTGAATAAACTCATAACGTGGCAAGGGGGAACTGGGGCATTTTGGGTACAGTTGGATTTGTGTTCCTTGCTGTGTACGGTGACATGATTAAAGGCTAAAAGAACCTGTAGAAAAATGGAGTACTGATGACTATAATAAGTGCTGCCATGAGCTAAACAATGCCTGGGCTGTAACTGCAGTGTGGCACAGTAAGAATGGTGCAAAGAATATGTACCACAAGTGGAATTatcatttaaaaaactgaaacCCAAGGGCTTTGTCTGGGATAGCAGGTTAATACTTACCTCCAATGACACCTATGCAGATATAAAGCTCTAGGACACTGTTGCAGAATGAAGAGCTAATCATTCCAAATGAAGCCAGGACCCCTCCCGCCATCATGACTGGCCGGCTGCCATATTTGTTCACCAAGATGCTGCTTATGGGGCCtaaataaagggggagggggaagagaaaaattACTTTCTGAAAGCACAAATGCAATGGAAATAAGGAGCACTTCCCGCGAGGGACAGAAGACCTCACACTCAGCTCGGAAAATATGAAGAAACCTGGTTATTCACATCGGTGCATTTGCAGCAGCCTTCCACTGAATCAGACCAGTTTTAATCCTTACAGAGGTGAACGTGAGAGGTCCAACTGCCCATGTATAACCTATTCAGGGCTGGGCCTGCTGTGCAGTGGAGTGAAGCCACCTACTTCAGCTGCTGTCATAACATGGGCTGGGGAGGAGTGGATAGATGAAAGGAGCAATTGGTGTCCGATGAGCAGGGATGGGAGCAGGTGGATTTTGGAATCAGTTCCTGTTTAAGGGTGGACCTGTCTGATCGGCGCTTTCCAAAACAGTATGTTGAAAACTTTTCTGTCCTGTCTTTCCATAATAGTTAGCTGAttatggatttttaatttttttatatgggttttttttttaacgtgtGGTTTCAGATACAAAATTGTTGAAAACCACTCTGGTATTTTTGTACGACTGGAACAGCAGTGTATGAttgttttaataaacaaataa is from Lacerta agilis isolate rLacAgi1 chromosome 10, rLacAgi1.pri, whole genome shotgun sequence and encodes:
- the SLC16A7 gene encoding monocarboxylate transporter 2 — its product is MPPATTTQYAPPDGGWGWVVVFGSFISIGFSYAFPKAITVFFKEIQEIFGTSYSQIAWISSIMLAVMYAGGPISSILVNKYGSRPVMMAGGVLASFGMISSSFCNSVLELYICIGVIGGLGLAFNLQPALTMIGKYFYKKRPIANGLAMAGSPVFLSTLAPLNQFLFNAFGWKGSFLILGGLLLNCCVAGSLMRPVGPTPAPAVKKDVEKGKGDSALHKNDKKSFWQTINTYLDLSLFKHRGFLIYLSGNVIMFLGFFAPIVFLAPYAKHKGIDEYSAAFLLSILAFVDMFARPSMGLLANSKYIRPKIQYFFSFAVLYNGICHIMCPLAEDYTGLVVYAVLFGLAFGMVSSVLFETLMDLVGASRFSSAVGLVTIVECCPVLLGPPLGGMLVDITKDYKYMYFVCGVIVIVASIWLFIGNAINYRLLAKEKRAEEERQRALKHADSKEVEPLTHKESEETVSRSSKLQDNPSERETNI